One genomic region from Camelus dromedarius isolate mCamDro1 chromosome 17, mCamDro1.pat, whole genome shotgun sequence encodes:
- the LOC135323349 gene encoding protegrin-2-like — METQRASLSLGRWSLWLLLLGLAVPWASAQALSYREAVLRAVDRLNEQSSDPNLYRLLELDLPPKADEDPDAPKPVSFTVKETVCPRRTQLPPEQCDFKEKGVVKQCLGTVTLDQVKDQIDISCNKLQSVRGFFPPPFPPGPFPFPPFPPIPPIPPFPFPRPFVRRRR; from the exons ATGGAGACCCAGAGGGCCAGCCTCTCCCTGGGCCGCTGGTCACTGTGGCTACTGCTGCTGGGACTAGCGGTGCCTTGGGCCAGCGCCCAGGCCCTGAGCTATAGGGAGGCGGTGCTTCGAGCTGTGGATCGCCTCAATGAGCAGTCCTCAGACCCCAATCTCTACCGCCTCCTGGAGCTGGACCTGCCGCCCAAGGCT GACGAGGACCCAGACGCCCCAAAGCCTGTGAGCTTCACGGTGAAGGAGACCGTGTGTCCCAGGAGGACACAGCTGCCACCGGAGCAGTGTGACTTCAAGGAGAAaggg GTGGTGAAACAGTGTTTGGGGACAGTCACTCTGGACCAGGTCAAGGACCAAATAGACATCAGTTGTAATAAG CTCCAGAGTGTAAGGGGATTTTTTCCACCACCATTCCCACCTGGACCCTTCCCATTTCCCCCTTTCCCACCAATCCCGCCAATACCACCATTTCCATTTCCGCGGCCATTTGTTAGAAGACGACGGTGA
- the LOC116158347 gene encoding antibacterial peptide PMAP-37-like isoform X2, translated as METQRASLSLGRLSLWLLLLGLAVPWASAQALSYREAVLRAVDRLNEQSSDPNLYRLLELDLPPKADEDLDAPKPVSFTVKETVCPRRTLLPPEQCDFKENGVVKQCLGTVNLYQLRDNFDITCNELQSVGLFGRIRDSIRNRVNRVRDAIGKVIGYVGDKIRPG; from the exons ATGGAGACCCAGAGGGCCAGCCTCTCCCTGGGCCGCTTGTCACTGTGGCTATTGCTGCTGGGACTAGCGGTGCCTTGGGCCAGCGCCCAGGCCCTGAGCTATAGGGAGGCGGTGCTTCGAGCTGTGGATCGCCTCAATGAGCAGTCCTCAGACCCCAATCTCTACCGCCTCTTGGAGCTGGACCTGCCGCCCAAGGCT GACGAGGACCTAGATGCCCCAAAGCCTGTGAGCTTCACGGTGAAGGAGACCGTGTGTCCCAGGAGGACACTGCTGCCACCGGAGCAGTGTGACTTCAAGGAGAATGGG GTGGTGAAACAGTGTTTGGGGACAGTCAACCTGTACCAGCTCAGAGACAACTTCGATATAACATGTAATGAG CTCCAAAGTGTTGGGTTATTTGGCCGGATTCGTGATTCCATCCGTAACCGTGTGAACAGGGTTCGAGATGCGATTGGGAAAGTAATCGGATACGTTGGTGATAAAATTCGCCCAGGGTAG
- the LOC116158347 gene encoding antibacterial peptide PMAP-37-like isoform X1, with the protein METQRASLSLGRLSLWLLLLGLAVPWASAQALSYREAVLRAVDRLNEQSSDPNLYRLLELDLPPKAQDEDLDAPKPVSFTVKETVCPRRTLLPPEQCDFKENGVVKQCLGTVNLYQLRDNFDITCNELQSVGLFGRIRDSIRNRVNRVRDAIGKVIGYVGDKIRPG; encoded by the exons ATGGAGACCCAGAGGGCCAGCCTCTCCCTGGGCCGCTTGTCACTGTGGCTATTGCTGCTGGGACTAGCGGTGCCTTGGGCCAGCGCCCAGGCCCTGAGCTATAGGGAGGCGGTGCTTCGAGCTGTGGATCGCCTCAATGAGCAGTCCTCAGACCCCAATCTCTACCGCCTCTTGGAGCTGGACCTGCCGCCCAAGGCT CAGGACGAGGACCTAGATGCCCCAAAGCCTGTGAGCTTCACGGTGAAGGAGACCGTGTGTCCCAGGAGGACACTGCTGCCACCGGAGCAGTGTGACTTCAAGGAGAATGGG GTGGTGAAACAGTGTTTGGGGACAGTCAACCTGTACCAGCTCAGAGACAACTTCGATATAACATGTAATGAG CTCCAAAGTGTTGGGTTATTTGGCCGGATTCGTGATTCCATCCGTAACCGTGTGAACAGGGTTCGAGATGCGATTGGGAAAGTAATCGGATACGTTGGTGATAAAATTCGCCCAGGGTAG
- the LOC105106512 gene encoding protegrin-2-like, whose translation METQRASLSLGRWPLWLLLLGLAVPWASAQALSYREAVLRAVDCLNEQSSDPNLYRLLELDLPPKADENPDAPKPVSFTVKETVCPRRTQQPTEQCAFKENGLVKQCVGTVTLDQSKDQKDITCDKARRFRPLPFLPPRIPRQRFPAPNFPPPNFPPPEFPLPNFPPPNFPPPEFPLPNFPLPNFPPPNFPPPQFPPPNFPPPRFPPPNFPPPNFPPPEFPLPNFPPPNFPPPEFPLPNFPPPI comes from the exons ATGGAGACCCAGAGGGCCAGCCTCTCCCTGGGCCGCTGGCCACTGTGGCTACTGCTGCTGGGACTAGCGGTGCCTTGGGCCAGCGCCCAGGCCCTGAGCTATAGGGAGGCGGTGCTTCGAGCTGTGGATTGCCTCAATGAGCAGTCCTCAGACCCCAATCTCTACCGCCTCCTGGAGCTGGACCTGCCGCCCAAGGCT GACGAGAACCCAGATGCCCCAAAGCCTGTGAGCTTCACGGTGAAGGAGACCGTGTGTCCCAGGAGGACACAGCAGCCAACGGAGCAGTGTGCCTTCAAGGAGaatggg CTGGTGAAACAGTGTGTGGGGACAGTCACTCTGGACCAGTCCAAGGACCAAAAGGACATCACCTGTGATAAG GCCCGGAGATTTCGCCCGCTACCCTTTCTACCGCCGAGGATACCACGGCAGAGGTTCCCTGCGCCAAATTTCCCTCCGCCAAATTTCCCTCCTCCTGAGTTTCCTCTGCCAAATTTCCCTCCGCCAAATTTCCCTCCTCCTGAGTTTCCTCTGCCAAATTTCCCTCTGCCAAATTTCCCTCCGCCAAATTTCCCTCCTCCTCAGTTTCCTCCGCCAAATTTCCCTCCTCCTCGGTTTCCTCCGCCAAATTTCCCTCCGCCAAATTTCCCTCCTCCTGAGTTTCCTCTGCCAAATTTCCCTCCACCAAATTTCCCTCCTCCTGAGTTTCCTCTGCCAAATTTCCCCCCTCCCATCTAA